The proteins below are encoded in one region of Streptomyces marianii:
- a CDS encoding MIP/aquaporin family protein, which yields MSNADIFLGEVIGTAILILFGAGVCAAVTLNHSKAKASGWIVIAFGWGFGVLAGAYTAAPLSGGHLNPAVTVGIAVDTGEWGKVPLYILSQLIGALLGAVLAWLAYYAQFRANADPANAQPTLGIFSTAPEIRSPAANLVTETVATVGLVLPILAFGRNAGIGIGQVPGEAAGIYGSGISVLLVSLLVVGIGLSLGGPTGYAINPARDLGPRLAHSVLPIPNKGTSDWGYAWVPVAGPLIGGLLSGVIFNIVF from the coding sequence ATGAGCAACGCAGACATCTTCCTCGGCGAGGTCATCGGCACCGCGATACTGATCCTGTTCGGCGCGGGGGTCTGCGCCGCGGTGACCCTCAACCACTCCAAGGCCAAGGCGTCCGGCTGGATCGTCATCGCCTTCGGCTGGGGCTTCGGCGTACTGGCGGGCGCGTACACGGCGGCTCCGCTGTCCGGCGGCCACCTCAACCCTGCCGTGACCGTGGGCATCGCCGTCGACACCGGCGAATGGGGCAAGGTGCCGCTGTACATCCTGTCCCAGCTGATCGGGGCGCTCCTCGGAGCAGTACTGGCCTGGCTCGCCTACTACGCCCAGTTCCGGGCGAACGCCGACCCCGCGAACGCCCAGCCCACGCTGGGGATCTTCTCGACCGCGCCGGAGATCCGCAGTCCCGCCGCCAACCTCGTCACCGAGACCGTCGCCACGGTCGGGCTGGTGCTGCCGATCCTGGCCTTCGGGCGGAACGCCGGTATCGGGATCGGCCAGGTCCCGGGCGAGGCCGCGGGGATCTACGGGTCCGGGATCTCCGTCCTGCTGGTCTCGCTGCTCGTCGTCGGCATCGGGCTGTCACTCGGCGGCCCGACCGGATACGCCATCAACCCCGCCCGCGACCTGGGCCCCCGGCTGGCGCACTCGGTGCTGCCGATCCCCAACAAGGGAACGTCCGACTGGGGTTACGCCTGGGTGCCCGTGGCCGGGCCGCTCATCGGCGGACTCCTCTCGGGCGTGATCTTCAACATCGTCTTCTGA
- a CDS encoding M15 family metallopeptidase, protein MMRTRGPAAARRALTALAVTGAALTAPAVAAPPAARAASGPKAPGEFVALRSADPTILHDIRYTTAHNFVGEPIDGYRRPVCILTRPTAQALRKAQRTLLRKGYSLKVYDCYRPQRAVDHFVRWAEDLSDERMKKEFYPHVDKSRLFADGYIAEKSGHSRGSTVDLTIVPLPARKTRPYVPGEPLVPCHAPRSERFPDDSVDMGTGFDCFDTLSHTDDPRIQGAQRTNRRLLKETLARFGFVNLPEEWWHFTHKPELFPDTYFDFPVSRRSLTRS, encoded by the coding sequence ATGATGCGCACGAGAGGACCCGCCGCAGCCCGCCGAGCCCTGACCGCCCTCGCCGTCACCGGCGCCGCCCTGACCGCCCCGGCCGTCGCCGCTCCGCCCGCCGCTCGGGCCGCCTCCGGTCCGAAGGCCCCCGGGGAGTTCGTCGCCCTGCGCTCCGCTGACCCGACGATCCTCCACGACATTCGCTACACCACGGCGCACAACTTCGTGGGCGAACCGATCGACGGCTACCGCCGGCCGGTCTGCATCCTCACCCGCCCCACCGCCCAGGCGCTCCGCAAGGCCCAGCGCACCCTTCTGCGCAAGGGCTACTCGCTCAAGGTCTACGACTGCTACCGGCCACAGCGGGCCGTCGACCACTTCGTGCGCTGGGCCGAGGACCTCTCGGACGAGCGCATGAAGAAGGAGTTCTATCCGCACGTCGACAAGTCGAGACTCTTCGCGGACGGCTACATCGCCGAGAAGTCGGGCCACAGCCGCGGCAGTACCGTCGACCTCACCATCGTCCCCCTCCCGGCGAGGAAGACCCGCCCGTACGTCCCCGGGGAACCCCTCGTCCCCTGCCATGCCCCGCGGTCGGAGCGGTTTCCGGACGACTCCGTCGACATGGGCACCGGGTTCGACTGCTTCGACACGCTCTCGCACACCGACGACCCGCGCATCCAGGGCGCCCAGCGCACCAACCGGCGGCTACTGAAGGAAACCCTCGCCCGCTTCGGCTTCGTCAACCTGCCCGAGGAGTGGTGGCACTTCACCCACAAACCCGAACTGTTCCCCGACACCTACTTCGACTTCCCGGTCTCGAGGCGATCCCTGACCCGATCGTGA
- a CDS encoding lipid-transfer protein produces MNDVAVLGAGMHRWGKWGRSFVEYGTAAARAALADAGIDWQDVRSVVGADTVRGGYPGHVAGATFARALGWQGARVTSVYAACASGAQAIDSARAQILAGMAEVVLVVGADSAPKGFFAPAGGDRPDDPDWLRFRLLGATNPAYFALYARRRMALHGDTLDDFARVKVKNAAAGALNPYARYRTAVSAGQVASSAVVADPLRLLDICATSDGGAALVLSSMEYARRHGAGDPVRIRAVSTVTPTYPRTVLDLPDIATDSAAAVEPPAPGFRESIARAAYEEAALGPEDLSLAEVYDLSTALELEWYEDLGLCGTGDGAALLREGATALGGRIPVNASGGLASFGEAVPAQAIAQVCELTWQLRGTAGERQVAGARAGITTNQGLFGHGSAVVAVR; encoded by the coding sequence GTGAACGATGTCGCGGTGCTCGGCGCGGGCATGCACCGGTGGGGCAAGTGGGGCCGCAGTTTCGTCGAGTACGGCACGGCCGCCGCCCGGGCCGCGCTCGCCGACGCCGGGATCGACTGGCAGGACGTCCGGTCGGTCGTCGGCGCCGACACGGTTCGCGGCGGCTACCCCGGTCATGTCGCGGGCGCGACCTTCGCCCGGGCCCTGGGCTGGCAGGGCGCACGCGTCACGAGCGTGTACGCGGCCTGCGCGTCGGGGGCCCAGGCCATCGACTCCGCGCGGGCCCAGATTCTGGCGGGCATGGCCGAGGTGGTGCTGGTCGTCGGCGCCGACTCCGCGCCCAAGGGGTTCTTCGCCCCCGCCGGCGGCGACCGGCCCGACGACCCCGACTGGCTGCGCTTCCGGCTGCTGGGGGCCACGAACCCGGCGTACTTCGCCCTGTACGCGCGCCGCCGCATGGCCCTCCACGGCGACACCCTGGACGACTTCGCCCGGGTCAAGGTCAAGAACGCGGCGGCCGGGGCGCTCAACCCGTACGCCCGCTACCGGACGGCCGTGAGCGCGGGGCAGGTGGCGTCCTCCGCCGTCGTCGCGGATCCCCTGCGGCTCCTCGACATCTGCGCCACGTCCGACGGTGGCGCCGCGCTGGTGCTGTCCAGCATGGAGTACGCCCGCCGGCACGGTGCCGGGGACCCGGTCCGCATCCGCGCGGTCTCGACGGTGACTCCCACCTACCCCAGGACCGTGCTCGACCTCCCGGACATCGCGACGGACTCGGCGGCCGCCGTCGAGCCGCCGGCGCCGGGCTTCCGGGAGTCGATCGCCCGTGCCGCCTACGAGGAAGCCGCACTCGGACCGGAGGACCTGTCCCTGGCCGAGGTGTACGACCTGTCCACCGCGCTGGAGTTGGAGTGGTACGAGGACCTCGGGCTGTGCGGGACCGGTGACGGGGCCGCGCTGCTGCGCGAGGGCGCGACCGCCCTGGGCGGCCGGATACCGGTCAACGCGAGCGGTGGCCTGGCCTCCTTCGGGGAAGCCGTCCCCGCGCAGGCCATCGCCCAGGTGTGCGAACTGACCTGGCAGCTCCGCGGAACCGCGGGCGAACGCCAGGTGGCCGGGGCGCGTGCCGGGATCACCACCAACCAGGGGTTGTTCGGCCACGGCTCGGCGGTCGTCGCCGTCCGCTGA
- a CDS encoding Zn-ribbon domain-containing OB-fold protein, translating to MVAGWFTEGGDDREFRLLGTRCGACSAVFFPREDSFCRNPACAGGELTEVPLSKRGRVWSYTAGRYRPPAPYVSDPEAEWEPYTLVAVELEAERMVVLGQAVTGVAVADLSVGAEVEVVAGILSEDADTEWTTWYWRPVEEAR from the coding sequence GTGGTGGCGGGTTGGTTCACCGAGGGCGGCGACGACCGGGAGTTCCGGCTGCTGGGCACCCGCTGCGGTGCCTGCTCCGCCGTCTTCTTCCCCCGGGAGGACTCGTTCTGCCGCAACCCCGCGTGCGCGGGCGGCGAACTGACGGAGGTGCCGCTGTCGAAGCGGGGACGCGTGTGGTCGTACACGGCCGGCCGTTACCGTCCGCCGGCGCCGTACGTCTCCGATCCGGAGGCCGAATGGGAGCCGTACACCCTCGTCGCCGTGGAGCTCGAGGCCGAACGGATGGTGGTGCTCGGCCAGGCGGTGACGGGGGTGGCGGTCGCGGATCTGAGCGTCGGCGCGGAGGTCGAGGTGGTGGCCGGGATCCTCTCCGAGGACGCGGACACGGAGTGGACGACCTGGTACTGGCGCCCGGTGGAGGAGGCCCGGTGA